Proteins from a single region of Sporosarcina sp. P33:
- a CDS encoding acryloyl-CoA reductase produces the protein MTLTFNALIADKQNEDFSVQVQQLSLDDLPEGDVVIRVHYSGINYKDSLAAIPDGNIVQTYPMVPGIDLAGVVESSTDERFKKGDEVIATSYEIGVSHFGGYSEYARVKSEWVVPLPAGISLKEAMIIGTAGFTAALSVQRLEENRLSPDKGKVLVTGATGGVGSFAVSFLSKLGYEVEASSGKEEAHEYLKSLGAASIIPREEVYDGKIRALGKQKWAAAVDPVGGEPLASLLSQIEYGGSVAVSGLTAGTKVPTAVFPFILRAVNLLGIDSVYCPMETRLKVWERLATDLKLADLEQLVQEEISLEQLPAALPTLLKGQARGRTIVKLV, from the coding sequence ATGACTCTTACATTTAACGCACTTATTGCAGACAAGCAAAACGAAGATTTTTCAGTACAGGTTCAGCAGCTTTCATTGGATGATTTGCCTGAAGGAGACGTAGTGATTCGCGTCCACTATTCGGGCATCAACTACAAAGACAGTTTAGCTGCGATTCCTGACGGCAACATCGTACAAACTTATCCGATGGTACCCGGCATTGACTTGGCTGGTGTTGTCGAATCTTCAACGGATGAGCGATTCAAAAAAGGTGATGAAGTTATCGCAACCAGCTATGAAATCGGCGTATCACATTTCGGGGGATACAGCGAATATGCCAGGGTAAAGTCGGAGTGGGTCGTTCCCCTTCCCGCTGGAATTTCATTAAAAGAAGCGATGATTATTGGAACAGCAGGCTTCACGGCTGCTTTGTCCGTTCAGCGTTTAGAGGAAAATCGTCTGTCCCCTGACAAAGGGAAAGTGCTGGTAACCGGTGCAACAGGCGGAGTCGGCAGTTTTGCGGTTTCCTTTTTATCGAAGCTTGGCTATGAAGTGGAAGCGAGTTCAGGAAAAGAAGAGGCACATGAGTATTTGAAATCGCTCGGCGCTGCTTCCATCATCCCCCGTGAAGAAGTATATGACGGGAAAATCCGCGCACTTGGAAAGCAAAAATGGGCCGCCGCGGTTGATCCGGTCGGCGGTGAACCGCTTGCATCATTGCTGAGCCAAATCGAGTATGGCGGCTCTGTGGCAGTCAGCGGTTTAACGGCCGGCACGAAAGTCCCGACAGCCGTATTTCCGTTCATCCTGCGTGCCGTGAACTTGCTCGGCATCGATTCTGTTTACTGTCCAATGGAAACTCGCCTGAAAGTTTGGGAACGTTTAGCGACGGACTTAAAACTTGCAGATTTAGAACAGCTCGTCCAGGAGGAAATTTCATTGGAACAACTGCCCGCTGCCCTTCCGACTTTATTAAAAGGTCAGGCACGCGGCAGAACCATTGTCAAATTAGTGTAA
- a CDS encoding S-layer homology domain-containing protein — MRKWNSIFMLSVLLFIGSALSVSAAAADVKYIDVPDHHWAKNEIMQLDEMKIITGDFDMQFHPESPLTKGQAAVSLSKIFGLQSSDNSFGFSDIKRGSDKELFAWTAVENGWIQPSSPGVFGFDEPITNTQLRDSFIAAFELKSNGGDLLSEIWPSRSDRSTLENIPVFTFLHMDDFLHHGDSVVSRAYFAKALHRILVQTNRIKQPKHYNLSKAKESADYIKSDPEMNLGSVPFTSHPLYLRSEKTFTFKDYSQTDYGFARDTVYTYTIGENDAEIELTVRQLHNNDVFVFSKLTNQSEIPISIEILQKESDVTHFDLYRYDRYPLMRKNTDLTDADMTTYPTGVLRFIKSDGTVEERMIGQAYRSKPLSLRYDNGEQSVSRELLDEQENFTYALAGKTLLSSYTLQADSDEIADHWYVDSDQKLFHSKDSIFKWMRETSQNHKKRNNWYTADGPYNKLADSTEPMPASGQNYGRTLLMLKEDRALTLYHENKGRYFEDLVYNAFVNLKNFKKDTAYWETEVTSTYLKNLYDIHAPFIDTRFNEQIALFYYNIGSEFRIPDAKEPLRHYADLLVSQKRRGNTINVARNAYYIADYFPIKQQVTTHTSMNHALGGMNILLMSYQEFGDWRYLQTARSIQQAIVLQKDKWIRDNGDIWYRISPDLSFKGEDYKHLTLEDLIGSYQLWQQIDRSYLPTLKQLIISKATFLSNEELGYTTKIKNGLKDIGLSEYLPKGKEVTDAL, encoded by the coding sequence GTGAGAAAATGGAATTCTATCTTTATGCTTTCCGTACTATTGTTCATTGGTTCCGCTCTGTCTGTCAGCGCGGCAGCGGCGGATGTTAAATATATAGATGTGCCTGATCATCACTGGGCTAAAAATGAGATTATGCAACTGGATGAAATGAAAATCATCACAGGGGATTTCGATATGCAATTCCATCCTGAATCCCCGCTGACAAAAGGACAAGCCGCAGTTTCACTGTCTAAAATTTTTGGATTACAGTCTTCAGATAATTCTTTCGGCTTCTCCGACATCAAACGGGGATCCGACAAAGAACTCTTTGCATGGACGGCTGTTGAAAATGGATGGATCCAGCCTAGCAGCCCCGGCGTTTTCGGCTTTGATGAACCGATTACAAACACCCAGCTGAGGGATTCATTCATCGCGGCTTTTGAATTGAAGAGTAACGGCGGTGATCTCCTGTCCGAAATATGGCCGTCCCGGTCAGATCGGTCCACGCTGGAGAACATTCCCGTATTTACATTTCTTCATATGGATGACTTTCTTCATCATGGGGATTCCGTCGTTTCCAGGGCGTATTTCGCGAAAGCCCTGCACAGGATATTGGTGCAAACTAATCGCATTAAACAACCGAAGCACTACAATCTGTCAAAGGCGAAAGAGTCTGCAGACTATATAAAAAGTGATCCAGAAATGAACTTGGGAAGTGTCCCGTTCACTTCTCATCCTCTTTATTTGCGTTCTGAAAAAACTTTTACATTTAAAGATTATTCACAAACCGATTACGGCTTTGCACGCGATACGGTATATACCTACACTATAGGTGAGAATGACGCAGAAATTGAACTGACTGTCCGTCAGCTGCACAACAATGATGTCTTCGTCTTTTCAAAGCTGACCAATCAGTCAGAGATTCCGATTTCCATAGAGATTCTGCAAAAAGAATCCGATGTTACACATTTTGATTTATACCGGTACGACCGTTATCCGCTAATGCGAAAGAATACCGATCTGACTGATGCGGACATGACGACATATCCGACAGGAGTGCTTCGCTTCATTAAATCAGACGGGACAGTCGAAGAACGGATGATAGGCCAGGCTTATCGCTCCAAACCATTATCTCTTCGGTATGACAACGGTGAACAAAGCGTCTCGCGTGAATTGCTTGATGAACAGGAGAACTTTACTTACGCACTGGCGGGTAAAACTTTATTGTCTTCCTATACATTACAGGCAGATTCCGATGAAATAGCCGATCATTGGTATGTTGATTCCGATCAAAAACTGTTCCATTCCAAGGACTCTATTTTCAAATGGATGAGGGAAACCAGTCAGAATCATAAAAAGCGCAATAATTGGTACACTGCGGACGGCCCGTACAACAAACTGGCAGATTCAACAGAACCTATGCCTGCTTCCGGTCAAAACTATGGCAGGACGTTACTGATGTTAAAAGAAGACCGGGCATTAACTCTTTATCACGAAAATAAAGGGCGTTATTTTGAAGACCTCGTCTATAATGCATTCGTCAATTTGAAAAATTTCAAGAAAGATACAGCCTATTGGGAAACAGAAGTGACGAGCACGTATCTCAAAAACCTGTATGACATACACGCGCCATTCATCGACACAAGATTCAATGAACAGATTGCCTTGTTTTATTATAATATCGGCAGCGAATTTCGGATTCCTGATGCAAAGGAACCTCTTCGTCATTATGCAGACTTACTCGTATCACAGAAACGAAGAGGCAATACCATTAATGTTGCGCGCAATGCCTATTACATTGCAGACTATTTCCCGATCAAGCAACAGGTTACGACACATACTTCAATGAACCATGCGCTCGGCGGCATGAATATTTTACTTATGTCTTATCAGGAATTTGGAGACTGGCGCTATCTTCAAACAGCCCGCAGTATTCAGCAGGCAATTGTCCTGCAAAAAGATAAGTGGATTCGGGACAATGGAGATATTTGGTATCGCATCTCACCGGATCTCTCATTTAAAGGCGAAGACTATAAGCATTTGACACTCGAAGATTTGATAGGCTCCTATCAGCTTTGGCAGCAAATTGATCGGAGCTACCTGCCGACACTGAAGCAGCTGATCATTTCCAAAGCCACGTTCCTGTCGAATGAAGAACTAGGCTACACGACAAAGATTAAAAACGGTCTGAAGGATATCGGGTTATCCGAGTACCTTCCAAAAGGGAAAGAAGTAACTGACGCATTGTGA